The region GTGTGGCCGCCCTGGTGCGCCGGCTCGGCATCCCCGTCAACCGGGTGGGCGGGCACAAGGAACACCAGCCCGCCGGCTACGGGCACGCCAGCACCAAGACCGATCCGAGTTTCGACATGGACCAGTTTCGGCGGGACGTCGCGTCGGTACTGGCGGGAGGGGATGACGACATGAGTGAGGCGGCGAGCCGGATCGTGGAGGCATGGTCGCGGGGCCTGCCCAAGACACCGGCCGGCGAGAACGTAGAGCCGGTGCAGTGGCGGATGCGGGACGAGGCGTGGCAGGCGCAGGTCCTCGCCCAGCTGCGCCAGCTCGCCGGCAAGGACTGGGTAGATGAGCAGCAGATCGTCGACGGGGTGCTGGCCGGGCTCGGCGGCCGGGACCTGGACGAGGTCGTCGAGGTGCTGGTCGCGGCGATGGGGCCGGATCGCGCGGCCGAGCTGGGCCGGCGGCTCACCCCCACCGGCCCGGCGAGCTGACGTGCGTGCGCGCCGAGAGGCTCATCACGATGGCCCGGGACGCCGGCTGCATCCTGGTCGGACTCGGGGGGATCACCCACCAGCAGATCACCGGGCAGGTCAGCGAGACCCTGCTGGCGGTGTACGTGGCACTGCTCGGCGTGCCGGCGGGGATCGGCCTGCTGTCGCTGCGGTCGAGTGGGACGACTGGCGAGACCGGTACGACCGGGCCATCGTCGTCGTCTCCCTCGCAGCCCTCGGAGCCGGCGCGGTCATCGCGGCCGGGCTCGTCGGCGGGGGCGGGGGGTGAACCGCGGTGAGACGACCGTCGCAGCCCCTGTGGTACACGCTGCTGGCCGTGGTGGTGTCTGTGCTGGTCACCGCCGCTGCTGCGCTGGTGATCGCTGACCGGGCCGCGCGGGAGTCGGAGCGGCGCTGGTGTGACGTCATCACCACGATGGATGAGGCGTACCGGGTGGCTCCGCCGCAGACGGAGATCGGTCAGCGGCTGGCCCGGGATCTCGCTGCCCTGCGTGAGGACTTCGACTGCCCGTAGCTACCGGCACTGGTGGTCCGGGTCGGTGGTGACCTGCTCACACGTCCGGCATGTCCAGACGCGGCCCATGCAGCCGCACGGGTTGCCACCCCAGCTCGGCACCGGTCCGGGGTGACCGGCGGGGCATGCGGCGGGCGCCCACTCGCGCCAAACCCGCTGGCCTGCCCGGTTCCGCATCCACCATCCGCGCACCACCGCGCAACCCTACTGTCCCTCTACCTGGAGGTTTCCATGTCCCACAACCTGCCCGCTTCCGGCTCGGAGCCGGCCGAGCCGCTGGTGACGGTCGGCACCATCACCGCCGGAGTGACCGCCCTGCTCGCGCTGCTCGTTGCGTTCGCTGTGCCGATCTCCGACACCCAGCAGACGGCGATCCTCGGCGTGGTAGCCGTCATCGCCCCGCTCGTGGTGGCGGCGGTCGGCCGACGTCGGGTGTACAGCCCGGCGACGGTCAACCGGCTGATCCACGTGTCTCGAAACCGCCTCTGACCTGCCGATATCCACCCTTGGGGTAGCACATCACCCCAGGGTGCCGCAGATCTTGGCCTAGCGGCCGTCTCAGACTGTTTTGCCTGGTCAGAACATTATCAACGCCCCCTCACTGCCTCTCGCGAGGTGGTGAGGGGGCGTTTCTGCAGCACGAAGCCGCCCCGCTCTCCCGTGTGGAGAGCGGGGCGGCTTCGTGCGTCCGGGGTCAGGCGATTCAGCGCCTCTTCTTCATCTCCTGCAGAACAGCTAGGGATACCCCCTCGCTCCTCGCTTCGCATCGGTTCGTGCAGTAGAACTTGCCGTCCGGCACCTCGTATCCGCATCCGGCGCGCATGCAGAGCCTCTTGGGCTTCTTGGACTTTGCCATCGCTCCTCCAGGTCTGGGCTCCTACTTACAAGTGAAATCATAGGGTGCAATAGGATTTCAAGTCAAGGGTTTACCAGAGCAAGCAGGGGTTGGTTGACCGAAAATCTTACTGCGGAATAATGGTTCGACATCAGTCGACAACACACCAAGGACCCACATGGCAGCCGATATCCCCGGCACGGACGGAAACCTCATCGCACTTGGGGCTGTGATATCAGCTGCCGCACACATTGAGGACCCAATCGCCCTGGCCAGACACCTACGCGCGCTCGCCGACGCAACCAAAACCGGCCTCGCCGCTGCACTCGACGCCGCTGTCGTACGAGCCACCGGCCAACATCCGTATGCCACTGTGGCCGATAAGCTCGGCGTCAGCGAGGCCGAAATTTCCCGACGCGTAGGTGCCCACCGCCGGCGGCAGGGCATTCCTGCACGGCCTGGGCGACCGCGCGCTACCTGACTAGAGATATCGGTGCTCCGCGCTCGACACCCGCTAGCTGTCCGCCGTCCACGCATCCAGGGTTGGCCTGGACACCTTGAGTTGGCGGGCCAGGCTGGACTTGCCCCGCCCCCCGGATGCGGCGATCACCTGCCGGGCATGCGCGGCGGTCGCCTCACGCACGGCGGTCACGTACTGCTCGGCGTGGTGTCGCTCGGCGACCAGTACGGCCGTGGTGGCCTCCGTATCCCGGATCAAACCGATCACCGTCAGGCCGTCGCATCCGGCCCGCTCGGCGATGGTCCGGTGGTTGACGCCGGC is a window of Micromonospora polyrhachis DNA encoding:
- a CDS encoding peptidoglycan recognition protein family protein, with protein sequence MARLTWLPEVLRDAGLTVHEVSGWRGRGSDLSTIRGITIHETRGSRQSTDAGEINVLLHGSNTAPPPIAQLYLSRTGDWWVVASGRCNHNLVGWSGPNQGHGNNTLVGIEAQHAGGEPWTDRQYRSYVRGVAALVRRLGIPVNRVGGHKEHQPAGYGHASTKTDPSFDMDQFRRDVASVLAGGDDDMSEAASRIVEAWSRGLPKTPAGENVEPVQWRMRDEAWQAQVLAQLRQLAGKDWVDEQQIVDGVLAGLGGRDLDEVVEVLVAAMGPDRAAELGRRLTPTGPAS